From one Catellatospora sp. IY07-71 genomic stretch:
- a CDS encoding Trm112 family protein produces MSLAPQLLEVLACPAEDHAPLRHDPDAQTLTCTSCGRVYPVRDGLPVLLLDEVLDAPAGE; encoded by the coding sequence GTGTCGCTCGCCCCGCAACTGCTCGAAGTGCTCGCCTGCCCGGCGGAGGACCACGCCCCGCTGCGGCACGACCCCGACGCGCAGACGCTGACCTGCACCTCCTGCGGCCGGGTGTACCCGGTCCGGGATGGCCTGCCGGTGCTGCTGCTCGACGAGGTGCTCGACGCCCCGGCGGGTGAGTGA